In Bradyrhizobium sp. 1(2017), one DNA window encodes the following:
- a CDS encoding zinc-binding alcohol dehydrogenase family protein, translating to MRAIVLEKFGGLDSLVYRDVPEPEPQLGHVVIEVKGFGINHAEMHMRRGEWAEAAPISGIECVGLVKSCPGGEFPVGAKVAALMGGLGRTINGSYAEYTRAPVSNVALIDADLPWAELAAIPETYATAWTCLFRNLELQRGQLLAIRGATSSFGQAALKLAVGAGARVIATTRSRGRFAMLEKLGAARCEIERQDLSKYLPEAKQVDAVLDLVGNSVVLDSLAMLRRGGRSCLAGWLGGLDPIPDFNPLLQMPSGVYLTFFGSFVFGTPGFPLSDVPLRDIAADVAAGRLDVKPTRIFRFEEIREAHRVMEANEAVGKMVVVRDGYS from the coding sequence ATGCGCGCCATCGTTCTTGAAAAATTCGGCGGCCTGGACAGCCTTGTCTATCGGGACGTTCCGGAGCCGGAGCCTCAGCTTGGTCATGTCGTCATCGAGGTCAAGGGGTTCGGCATCAACCATGCGGAAATGCACATGCGCAGGGGCGAATGGGCTGAGGCGGCGCCGATCAGCGGCATTGAATGCGTGGGTCTCGTGAAGTCGTGCCCGGGCGGAGAATTTCCGGTCGGCGCCAAAGTGGCCGCATTGATGGGCGGTCTCGGCCGAACCATCAATGGCAGCTACGCCGAATACACCCGTGCTCCGGTCTCGAACGTGGCATTGATCGATGCAGATTTGCCCTGGGCCGAGCTCGCAGCGATACCCGAAACCTATGCGACGGCATGGACCTGTCTCTTTCGCAACCTTGAGCTCCAAAGAGGTCAGCTTCTCGCTATCCGCGGGGCGACATCCTCGTTTGGTCAGGCGGCGCTCAAGCTCGCGGTCGGTGCAGGCGCGCGGGTTATCGCGACGACGCGCAGCCGCGGGCGCTTTGCTATGCTGGAGAAGCTCGGTGCTGCGCGCTGCGAAATCGAGCGTCAAGATCTCTCGAAGTACCTTCCCGAGGCGAAACAGGTTGATGCCGTTCTCGACCTCGTCGGCAACAGTGTCGTGCTCGACTCCCTCGCCATGCTTCGCCGTGGCGGCCGTTCCTGTCTCGCCGGCTGGCTCGGCGGGCTTGATCCGATTCCGGATTTCAATCCGCTGCTGCAGATGCCGAGCGGCGTCTATCTGACCTTCTTCGGCAGCTTCGTATTCGGCACGCCCGGATTTCCGCTTTCCGACGTGCCGTTGCGGGATATCGCCGCCGACGTTGCGGCTGGCCGGCTGGACGTCAAGCCGACCCGGATCTTTCGCTTCGAAGAGATTCGCGAGGCGCATCGCGTCATGGAGGCGAACGAGGCGGTCGGGAAGATGGTCGTTGTTCGCGACGGATATTCGTAA
- a CDS encoding alpha/beta fold hydrolase produces MTSIRYRKADVDGLNVFYREAGRVDAPALLLLHGFPTAGHMFRQLIPALSDRFRLVAPDLPGFGQSDMPVRESFAYTFAALAQVIERFTEVIGLARFSLYVFDYGAPTGFRMAIRHPERIASIISQNGNAYEEGLSEGWSPIRAYWQDPSQANRTLLRSFLSPETTVWQYTHGVPDASLVSPDGYTLDNHYLARPGADQVQLDLFGDYRTNVAMYPEFQAYFRERKPPFLTVWGKNDPFFLPAGAKAFQRDMPDAVVRFFDTGHFALETHAREIAATIGDFLAQPISNA; encoded by the coding sequence ATGACGAGCATTCGATACCGCAAGGCGGACGTGGACGGACTGAACGTATTCTATCGGGAGGCTGGCCGGGTTGACGCGCCCGCATTGCTGCTGCTTCACGGATTTCCGACGGCCGGCCACATGTTCCGCCAATTGATCCCCGCGCTCTCGGACCGCTTCCGATTGGTGGCGCCGGACTTACCCGGGTTTGGCCAGTCCGACATGCCGGTGCGCGAAAGCTTTGCCTATACGTTCGCCGCGTTGGCGCAGGTGATCGAGCGGTTCACGGAAGTCATCGGACTCGCTCGTTTCTCGCTCTACGTCTTCGACTATGGTGCACCGACGGGCTTTCGGATGGCTATTCGACATCCCGAGCGTATCGCTTCCATCATCTCGCAGAATGGCAATGCCTATGAGGAAGGATTGAGCGAAGGCTGGAGCCCGATCCGTGCTTACTGGCAAGATCCATCGCAAGCGAACCGGACGCTGCTGCGATCATTCCTTTCGCCGGAGACGACGGTTTGGCAATACACCCACGGGGTGCCTGACGCCTCTCTGGTCTCTCCTGATGGATACACTTTGGACAACCATTATCTCGCGCGTCCCGGCGCCGACCAGGTCCAGCTCGATCTTTTTGGCGACTACAGGACCAACGTCGCCATGTATCCGGAATTCCAGGCTTACTTCCGCGAGCGCAAGCCGCCTTTTCTGACGGTCTGGGGCAAGAACGATCCCTTCTTCCTGCCGGCGGGCGCGAAGGCATTCCAGCGCGACATGCCGGATGCCGTCGTGCGCTTTTTCGACACAGGGCATTTTGCGCTCGAAACCCATGCTCGGGAGATCGCAGCCACGATCGGTGACTTTCTTGCCCAGCCGATCTCAAATGCGTGA
- a CDS encoding sulfite oxidase-like oxidoreductase — protein sequence MDRPPVSRGFKSKRHRSETAGLPPGQYLTTDFPVLSAGPTPAIRVTDWKIALQLGGSLLGKWTWDEFEALPQTTITVDIHCVTKWTKLNTVWQGVSFDDLLKVVGLSEPPDAFVMAHCDGGYTTNLPVADLVAGKAVVATRYDGLPLAPAHGGPARLLVPHLYFWKSAKWLRRLRFMPRDEPGFWESRGYHNYGDPWREQRYDGD from the coding sequence ATGGACCGACCTCCCGTTTCTCGCGGCTTCAAATCAAAGCGACATCGATCCGAAACCGCCGGGCTACCGCCGGGTCAGTATCTAACGACTGACTTCCCGGTGCTGTCGGCGGGCCCCACACCGGCGATCCGTGTCACCGACTGGAAGATCGCGCTTCAACTTGGCGGCTCGTTGCTGGGGAAATGGACCTGGGACGAGTTCGAGGCGCTGCCCCAGACCACGATCACGGTCGACATTCACTGCGTAACTAAATGGACGAAGCTCAACACGGTCTGGCAGGGCGTCAGCTTCGACGATCTTCTCAAGGTGGTCGGGCTGAGCGAGCCGCCGGACGCCTTTGTCATGGCGCATTGCGACGGCGGATACACGACGAACCTTCCGGTCGCCGACCTGGTCGCGGGAAAGGCGGTGGTCGCGACCCGCTATGACGGTCTGCCGCTTGCCCCCGCGCACGGTGGCCCCGCCCGTCTCCTGGTTCCGCATCTCTACTTCTGGAAGAGCGCAAAGTGGCTGCGAAGGCTCCGCTTCATGCCCAGGGACGAACCGGGCTTCTGGGAATCGCGCGGTTATCACAACTATGGCGATCCTTGGCGGGAGCAGCGTTATGACGGCGACTGA
- a CDS encoding response regulator transcription factor, with product MPPSGVVHIVDDDRAVRESLGDLLESLHYKVALYGSASDFLNVELSDAPACLVLDVRLPGTSGLELQEYLTKINVGIPVILMTAFGDIPMSVRGMKLGAVDFLTKPIRDQDLLDAVTAAIRKDINRRDDNAHLAQLQEKFALLTTRERQVMTLVASGLMNKQVASELSISEATVKMHRGSVMRKLGAKTAAVLVRMAEALQLQG from the coding sequence ATGCCTCCTTCTGGCGTTGTTCATATTGTCGACGATGACCGCGCGGTTCGTGAGTCCCTCGGCGACCTGCTTGAGTCCCTGCACTACAAGGTCGCGTTGTATGGATCTGCTTCGGACTTCCTGAATGTAGAACTGTCGGATGCTCCCGCGTGTCTGGTGCTCGATGTCAGGTTGCCGGGCACCAGTGGCTTGGAGCTGCAGGAGTACCTGACGAAGATCAACGTCGGAATCCCGGTGATACTGATGACCGCTTTCGGCGACATTCCCATGTCCGTAAGAGGCATGAAGCTGGGGGCAGTCGATTTTCTCACCAAGCCGATACGGGATCAGGATCTTCTCGATGCGGTCACTGCCGCGATCCGAAAGGACATCAATCGACGCGACGACAACGCGCACCTTGCGCAGTTGCAGGAGAAGTTCGCACTTCTGACCACCCGCGAGCGACAAGTGATGACGCTGGTGGCATCCGGTCTGATGAACAAGCAGGTCGCCAGCGAACTCTCGATCAGCGAAGCGACGGTCAAAATGCATCGTGGCAGCGTGATGCGGAAGCTGGGAGCAAAAACCGCGGCGGTGCTCGTTCGAATGGCCGAAGCGCTCCAACTCCAGGGCTGA
- a CDS encoding amidase encodes MSSAIRTLHSDELAYLPAHELAARIRRRDLSPVEVVDAFIRRIEARNPSLNALVYLDFEGARMRAEEAERALVAGESWGPLHGIPSALKDLFDFKPGWPASLGGIRALKHHVVNGYCVFCERMEKRGGAVFLGKTNSSLMGFRGTCDNYLFGPTRNPFNLAKNTGGSSGGSAAAVADGLLPIAEGTDAGGSIRIPSAWCGVYGYKASFGRVPFLVRPNAFGTADSPFLFEGPITRTVEDAAIAMNVLAGHDPRDPFSLIEPPVDFTAATRRSIRGLKIAYSPNLDVFPVDGKVTETVGRALRAFEEAGAHVEEVKLGITRSQRELSDVWSRLYMLLNLQAIENMKRDGIDLFGQHRDDFPPEYMDWVEKTNRMSGLDFFRDQAVRSEVYDAFQNVLGRFDLLVTPTLACPPVDNATDGNTIGPRSINGVEIDPLIGWCLTYFVNFTGHPAASIPAGLSDGLPVGMQIIGRRNADFDVLAASAAFERLRPWQDSYGICRERPLQA; translated from the coding sequence ATGTCGAGCGCAATCCGGACCTTGCATTCCGACGAACTCGCGTACCTCCCCGCGCACGAGCTGGCAGCTCGCATCCGGCGACGCGACCTGTCGCCGGTTGAAGTGGTCGACGCATTCATCCGGCGCATCGAAGCGCGAAACCCGAGCCTGAATGCGCTGGTCTATCTCGATTTCGAGGGCGCGCGCATGAGAGCGGAAGAGGCCGAGCGCGCATTGGTCGCCGGCGAGTCGTGGGGGCCACTGCACGGCATTCCGTCGGCGCTCAAGGATCTGTTCGACTTCAAGCCGGGCTGGCCGGCGAGCCTGGGCGGCATTCGCGCGCTCAAGCACCACGTCGTGAACGGCTACTGTGTGTTCTGCGAGCGCATGGAGAAGCGCGGCGGAGCGGTGTTCCTTGGCAAGACCAACAGCTCGCTGATGGGATTCCGGGGCACCTGCGATAATTACCTGTTTGGTCCCACGCGCAACCCCTTCAATCTTGCCAAGAACACCGGCGGGTCGTCCGGAGGAAGCGCCGCGGCCGTCGCCGATGGACTGCTGCCCATTGCAGAAGGTACGGATGCCGGCGGCTCGATACGAATCCCCTCCGCCTGGTGTGGGGTCTACGGCTACAAGGCATCGTTTGGCCGGGTGCCGTTCCTTGTGCGTCCGAACGCGTTCGGCACGGCCGACTCCCCGTTCCTGTTCGAAGGGCCCATCACGCGGACGGTCGAAGATGCGGCAATCGCGATGAACGTGCTTGCTGGGCATGATCCGCGAGATCCTTTCAGCCTGATCGAGCCGCCTGTCGACTTTACCGCCGCGACCCGTCGGTCCATCCGTGGGCTCAAGATTGCCTATAGTCCAAATCTCGACGTCTTTCCGGTCGACGGAAAGGTCACAGAGACAGTCGGCCGTGCGTTACGGGCGTTCGAGGAAGCCGGCGCTCACGTGGAGGAAGTGAAGCTCGGGATCACCCGCTCGCAACGCGAGTTGAGCGATGTCTGGTCGCGTCTCTACATGCTTCTGAACCTGCAGGCGATCGAGAACATGAAGCGCGACGGCATCGATCTGTTCGGCCAGCATCGCGACGACTTCCCGCCCGAATACATGGATTGGGTCGAGAAGACCAATCGCATGTCGGGCCTCGATTTCTTCCGGGACCAGGCTGTCCGGTCGGAGGTTTACGACGCCTTCCAGAACGTCCTCGGCAGATTTGATTTGCTCGTCACGCCGACCCTCGCATGCCCGCCGGTCGACAACGCAACCGACGGCAACACGATCGGGCCGAGGTCGATCAATGGTGTCGAGATAGATCCGCTCATCGGATGGTGCCTGACCTACTTCGTCAACTTTACCGGCCATCCGGCGGCTTCGATTCCGGCGGGGTTGTCCGACGGTCTTCCAGTCGGGATGCAGATCATAGGTCGCCGGAATGCCGACTTCGACGTACTGGCCGCGAGCGCGGCTTTCGAACGTCTTCGTCCTTGGCAGGATAGTTACGGGATCTGCCGCGAACGCCCCCTGCAGGCGTGA
- a CDS encoding AraC family transcriptional regulator, whose amino-acid sequence MKKLVDDRTRPSGAQNRATMMGMYVSDSSESMLQMAVSASPIRPVEEVQISRSYEAALHPTVSITPSEPVKRLGIGWRWWFSESVHLPVGNRIEFRFQGSRHLLALYNEGTRKSGETSIDGICSSKLRGSEHKLTFVPAGRAYREWHETAASAQVTFLYFDPAALHKSDDSKSGLTPRIYFEDPLVWETASKLKKAIESAETNCAPYLEALCGVLAHELSKSDHDPVREPTPVSRGGLAGWQKRVVVEYVEEHLGEQVCLLKLAELARLSLHHFCRAFKKSFGIPAYQYQVQRRMEFAKSRLADRAVSITDIALSLGYAQTSSFSSAFRKATGWTPTDYRREFE is encoded by the coding sequence GTGAAGAAGTTGGTTGACGACCGGACGCGGCCATCCGGAGCGCAGAACAGGGCGACGATGATGGGTATGTACGTATCAGATTCAAGTGAGAGCATGTTGCAGATGGCGGTCTCCGCCTCGCCGATCCGGCCGGTGGAGGAGGTGCAGATTTCCAGGTCGTACGAGGCGGCGCTTCATCCGACGGTCAGCATAACGCCGTCCGAGCCGGTGAAGCGCCTTGGAATAGGCTGGCGTTGGTGGTTTTCGGAGAGCGTTCATCTCCCGGTCGGTAACCGGATTGAATTTCGCTTTCAGGGATCGAGACATCTCCTGGCGTTGTACAATGAGGGGACACGGAAGAGCGGCGAGACCTCCATCGATGGCATCTGCTCATCGAAGTTGCGAGGTTCTGAGCACAAGCTGACCTTTGTCCCGGCGGGACGTGCTTATCGGGAATGGCATGAGACCGCCGCGTCTGCGCAGGTGACCTTCCTCTATTTCGATCCCGCCGCGCTTCACAAGTCCGATGACAGTAAGAGCGGGCTCACCCCAAGGATATACTTCGAGGATCCGTTGGTCTGGGAGACTGCCTCCAAACTGAAGAAAGCAATCGAGAGCGCGGAGACGAATTGCGCCCCTTACCTCGAGGCGCTCTGCGGCGTGCTTGCGCACGAGCTTTCCAAGTCTGATCACGATCCTGTTCGCGAGCCGACACCGGTCAGCCGCGGAGGTCTCGCAGGTTGGCAGAAGCGTGTCGTGGTCGAGTACGTAGAGGAGCATCTGGGTGAGCAAGTCTGCCTGCTGAAGCTTGCGGAGCTTGCCAGGCTCAGCCTTCACCACTTCTGCCGTGCATTCAAGAAGTCGTTCGGAATCCCGGCCTACCAGTATCAGGTTCAGCGACGCATGGAGTTCGCCAAGTCGAGACTGGCGGATCGCGCTGTATCGATCACGGACATCGCACTCAGCCTGGGCTATGCGCAAACCAGCTCCTTCAGCTCCGCCTTCCGCAAAGCGACGGGTTGGACTCCCACGGATTATCGCAGGGAGTTCGAATGA
- a CDS encoding DUF6510 family protein — MADNIADLILGGDPCTHLLQEAFAFDITLTKIRCAVCDTVSGLGSLGVDGGPLQALVKCAGCGSVLMRARRTQKGYILEMHGARHLYF, encoded by the coding sequence ATGGCAGACAACATCGCCGACCTCATTCTTGGCGGTGATCCATGCACACACCTGCTTCAGGAAGCCTTTGCCTTTGACATCACGCTGACGAAGATCAGGTGCGCGGTATGCGACACCGTGTCCGGTCTTGGCTCTCTTGGCGTCGACGGCGGGCCCCTGCAGGCGCTCGTCAAGTGCGCCGGTTGCGGAAGCGTTCTGATGAGGGCAAGGCGAACTCAGAAGGGGTATATCCTTGAAATGCACGGGGCCCGGCACCTGTACTTCTGA
- a CDS encoding SDR family oxidoreductase — protein sequence MLKSVAIVTGASQGIGRATAVRLARDFQALVLVARNRANLEDTAKMVRAAGAEVLVIDADLAEPDAARAVVAQNLAAFGRIDALLNIAGAVPQVDLFETTDAQWEAGLALKLHGARRLTIAAWPSLMASKGAVVLMSGNSASFPKSPYAAVGTINAAIVALAKAFSDRGISDGVQVNSVLPGPVMTGRRRSYLGHWAPLHNMTVEEATAKFPKEAGIARYGEPEEIAELMAFLVSPGVRWMTGSALRMDGGEVKSI from the coding sequence ATGTTGAAATCAGTGGCCATCGTGACGGGTGCGAGCCAGGGAATCGGCCGTGCGACCGCGGTGCGTCTGGCGCGCGATTTCCAGGCCCTGGTGCTCGTAGCACGAAATCGTGCCAATCTCGAAGACACCGCAAAGATGGTTAGGGCCGCCGGCGCAGAGGTGCTGGTGATCGATGCCGACCTGGCCGAACCTGACGCAGCTCGAGCCGTCGTCGCCCAGAATTTGGCGGCGTTCGGCCGGATCGACGCACTGCTCAATATCGCTGGCGCGGTGCCGCAGGTCGATCTGTTCGAGACGACGGACGCGCAGTGGGAAGCAGGACTGGCCTTGAAGCTGCATGGCGCGCGCCGGCTCACGATCGCGGCCTGGCCATCGCTCATGGCATCGAAGGGGGCTGTGGTCTTGATGTCAGGAAATTCAGCCTCCTTCCCCAAGTCGCCCTACGCAGCGGTCGGCACCATCAATGCGGCAATCGTCGCATTGGCAAAGGCGTTCTCCGACAGGGGGATCAGCGATGGCGTCCAGGTCAACAGCGTCCTGCCGGGGCCGGTGATGACAGGACGCCGCCGCTCTTATCTCGGGCACTGGGCGCCCCTGCACAACATGACCGTCGAGGAGGCAACGGCAAAGTTTCCGAAGGAGGCCGGCATCGCGCGCTACGGCGAGCCGGAAGAGATTGCCGAGCTGATGGCATTCCTCGTATCGCCTGGCGTGCGCTGGATGACCGGCTCGGCCTTGCGGATGGATGGCGGCGAGGTGAAATCGATCTGA
- a CDS encoding ferredoxin reductase, producing MTATDAPLQQHSIDWQTGRVQAIVTETSRVKSIILQPARWSGHWPGQHVDIRLTADDGYQAERSYSIASPPEEQLLTLTVERVEDGEVSPYLLDELRVGDALEFRGPIGRYFIWNQTRGGPICLVAGGTGITPLMAMLRHRKMSRPNIPASLIYSARSLADVVYWDELDTMARGDLNLRLVYTLTREHPSDWNGHLGRVNEVLLAENSFTREQNPTFFICGPAGFVESISSMLVKLGFDPFTVKTERFGPTGA from the coding sequence ATGACGGCGACTGATGCGCCTCTGCAGCAGCACAGTATCGACTGGCAGACCGGCCGCGTGCAGGCCATCGTGACCGAAACAAGCCGGGTGAAGAGCATCATCCTGCAGCCGGCGCGCTGGTCCGGACACTGGCCCGGCCAGCATGTCGACATCCGGCTCACCGCCGACGACGGCTATCAAGCCGAACGTAGTTACTCGATCGCATCGCCACCCGAAGAACAACTGCTCACCCTCACCGTCGAACGGGTCGAGGACGGTGAGGTTTCTCCTTATCTCCTCGACGAATTGCGGGTTGGTGACGCTCTCGAATTTCGCGGCCCCATCGGGCGGTATTTCATCTGGAACCAAACTCGCGGTGGACCGATTTGCCTGGTCGCGGGCGGAACCGGGATTACGCCGCTGATGGCCATGTTACGCCACCGCAAGATGTCGCGCCCAAACATACCGGCTTCATTGATCTATTCGGCGCGCAGCCTTGCTGACGTCGTGTACTGGGATGAACTCGATACGATGGCTCGCGGCGATCTCAACCTGCGTCTGGTCTATACGCTCACCCGCGAGCATCCGAGCGACTGGAACGGACATCTGGGGCGGGTCAACGAGGTTCTGCTCGCAGAGAACAGCTTCACGCGCGAGCAAAATCCCACGTTCTTCATTTGCGGTCCTGCCGGGTTTGTCGAAAGCATCTCGAGCATGCTCGTGAAGCTCGGTTTCGATCCCTTCACAGTCAAAACCGAGCGTTTCGGACCAACGGGAGCATGA